From Fibrobacterota bacterium, the proteins below share one genomic window:
- a CDS encoding efflux RND transporter periplasmic adaptor subunit, with the protein MAGWLPKALWGAAAAALIAGGVYWFKGRGAPEVKWRTATVERGPLQVAITATGTLQAVLTVQVGTQVSGTVSAIYADFNSQVKKGQVIARIDTTLLRASLSDALSNMEKSAAQARQAEDTRKRSQALFDRDLISQSELDQAVADARVANANLASAKAQVDRARINLRYATIVSPIDGTVLSRAVDVGQTVAASFNTPTLFTIANDLRQMQVQASVDEADIGKVRMGQSASFTVDAYPDTNFVGEVSQIRLNPVVNQNVVSYDVLISVPNPNLRLMPGMTANLSIAVARKEDVLQVPIAALRFAPPDASPRKAKGEWKKTETDSNGGANTASSAPGAAASPADSAGSAHMRRNRAGSDSSDGHGGKGGGPWSGKRNRGLGRVYVLEAGKPKAVDVKTGLSDGSHTEVDGPLEPGAEVIIGTESPKGSAAAQSSPFGMPRMGGGGGGRPH; encoded by the coding sequence ATGGCAGGTTGGTTACCGAAGGCCCTGTGGGGCGCCGCGGCAGCGGCATTGATCGCCGGCGGGGTCTACTGGTTCAAGGGCCGCGGGGCCCCGGAAGTGAAATGGCGCACCGCGACCGTCGAGCGCGGTCCCTTGCAAGTCGCGATCACCGCCACCGGAACCTTGCAGGCGGTGCTCACGGTGCAGGTAGGCACCCAGGTTTCCGGAACCGTCTCGGCCATCTACGCCGATTTCAACTCGCAGGTGAAAAAGGGCCAGGTCATCGCCCGCATCGACACCACCTTGTTGCGCGCTTCCCTCTCCGATGCGCTATCCAACATGGAAAAGAGCGCGGCCCAGGCGCGCCAAGCGGAGGACACGCGTAAGCGCTCCCAAGCCTTGTTCGATCGCGATCTCATCTCCCAGTCCGAGCTCGATCAGGCGGTGGCGGACGCGCGCGTTGCGAACGCCAATCTCGCCTCGGCCAAGGCCCAGGTCGATCGCGCCCGCATCAACCTCCGTTACGCCACCATCGTTTCGCCCATCGACGGCACCGTGTTGTCGCGCGCCGTAGATGTCGGGCAAACCGTGGCCGCCAGCTTCAACACCCCCACCCTATTCACTATCGCCAACGACCTGCGCCAGATGCAGGTGCAAGCCTCGGTGGACGAAGCCGATATCGGAAAGGTGCGCATGGGGCAAAGCGCCAGCTTCACCGTGGACGCCTACCCGGACACCAACTTCGTGGGCGAAGTCTCGCAGATCCGCTTGAACCCCGTCGTCAACCAGAACGTGGTCAGCTATGACGTCCTGATCAGCGTACCGAATCCCAATCTGCGCTTGATGCCGGGTATGACGGCCAATCTGTCCATCGCGGTGGCCCGGAAGGAAGATGTACTCCAGGTACCCATCGCGGCCTTGCGTTTCGCCCCGCCCGATGCTTCCCCGCGGAAGGCCAAAGGCGAATGGAAGAAGACGGAGACGGATTCGAACGGCGGCGCCAATACGGCTTCCTCGGCGCCCGGCGCCGCCGCAAGCCCGGCCGACTCGGCGGGCAGCGCCCATATGCGCCGGAACCGGGCCGGTTCGGACAGCTCGGACGGCCATGGAGGCAAAGGCGGCGGACCCTGGTCCGGCAAGCGGAATCGTGGGCTCGGACGCGTGTATGTCTTGGAAGCGGGGAAGCCCAAAGCGGTGGACGTGAAAACGGGCCTCAGCGACGGATCCCACACCGAAGTCGACGGACCCTTGGAGCCGGGGGCCGAGGTCATCATCGGCACCGAATCCCCTAAAGGATCGGCGGCGGCCCAGAGCTCGCCATTCGGCATGCCCCGCATGGGCGGCGGGGGCGGAGGACGCCCGCATTGA
- a CDS encoding ABC transporter ATP-binding protein, whose translation MIAVRGLTKTYRMGEVTVSALRGVDAQIHRGEFVAISGASGSGKSTFMNILGCLDQPTAGSYDLDGRPVQALKPDELSLVRNRKLGFVFQSFNLLSRTSALENVELPLLYRSEISPQTMRSKAQASLEAVGLGKRVHHHPNQLSGGQQQRVAIARAMVNDPVVILADEPTGNLDTRSSTEIMALFQGLNSKGITVVLVTHEPDIAAFAGRLIVFRDGLIIRDEANPSPMDARAELAKLKPAEGIA comes from the coding sequence ATCATCGCGGTGCGCGGCCTGACCAAAACCTACCGCATGGGGGAAGTCACGGTTTCGGCCTTGCGCGGCGTCGATGCCCAAATCCATCGGGGCGAATTCGTGGCCATCAGCGGGGCCAGCGGCTCGGGCAAATCCACTTTCATGAACATCCTCGGCTGCCTTGATCAGCCAACGGCCGGCAGCTACGACTTGGACGGCCGGCCGGTCCAGGCGCTGAAGCCCGATGAATTGTCCCTGGTGCGCAATCGCAAGCTGGGCTTCGTTTTCCAGTCCTTCAATCTGCTTAGCCGCACCTCGGCCTTGGAGAACGTGGAACTGCCCCTGCTCTACCGAAGCGAAATCTCCCCGCAAACCATGCGTTCGAAAGCGCAGGCCTCCCTGGAGGCGGTGGGCTTGGGGAAGCGCGTCCATCATCATCCGAACCAGCTTTCCGGCGGCCAGCAGCAACGCGTAGCCATCGCCCGGGCCATGGTCAACGACCCCGTCGTCATCCTCGCCGACGAGCCCACCGGCAACCTCGATACGCGCTCGAGCACCGAAATCATGGCCCTTTTCCAAGGGCTGAATTCCAAAGGGATCACCGTGGTGCTGGTGACCCATGAGCCCGACATCGCCGCCTTCGCGGGCCGGCTCATCGTATTCCGCGATGGTCTCATCATCCGCGATGAGGCCAATCCCTCCCCGATGGACGCCCGCGCCGAACTCGCCAAACTGAAACCCGCGGAAGGGATCGCCTGA
- a CDS encoding TolC family protein, protein MSPRSIFLAALLAACLCYPTRADDILGLDQAIRQAVERNFGLSVSRDQREAATVAREGGVGQFLPSADANASLSGKVSGGSPTTTLGASATWILFDGLQNVNGYRRLKAQEQAATLQERLDLENLLETVIVSYYDVVQLKQQLQAIEQQLAASSDRARLAQAKLEVGSGSKLEQLQSLSDLNQDSSTWLDRTLALQSAKVRLNQELARDPAMNFEVADSIPLDPGLPLEDWQKGLPDRNASVAYARAQQSAAQAGLSQAQGRWFPTLSAGLNYSTTPDALNSSSVLNAPGGTGREGATYGVNLSLPLFDRLSTPTAVRQARLDVRSGATRAAHAESQAAADFEVARRQYALAMTRIGLETRNLQVAKLQAEAAQARYRLGASSPLEFRDAQTRLLDAQGRLITARQSAKQAETALRRLAGSLVSAAGQPAGAGDRK, encoded by the coding sequence ATGAGCCCACGCAGCATCTTCCTCGCCGCCCTCTTGGCCGCATGCCTTTGCTACCCGACCCGCGCCGATGATATCTTGGGGTTGGACCAAGCCATCCGCCAAGCGGTGGAACGCAACTTCGGCCTTTCCGTTTCGCGCGATCAACGCGAGGCCGCCACGGTCGCGCGCGAAGGCGGCGTGGGGCAGTTCCTGCCCTCGGCCGATGCCAACGCTTCCCTGAGCGGAAAGGTGTCGGGCGGTTCCCCCACGACCACCCTCGGGGCCTCGGCGACATGGATCCTTTTCGACGGGCTCCAAAACGTGAACGGCTACCGCCGGCTCAAGGCCCAGGAACAGGCCGCGACCTTACAGGAACGTCTCGACCTGGAAAACCTGCTCGAAACCGTGATCGTCTCCTATTACGACGTGGTGCAATTGAAGCAGCAATTGCAGGCCATCGAGCAACAGCTGGCGGCTTCGTCGGACCGGGCGCGCTTGGCGCAGGCCAAACTGGAGGTGGGTTCGGGATCGAAACTCGAGCAGTTGCAATCCCTTTCCGATCTGAACCAGGATTCGTCCACCTGGCTGGATCGGACCTTGGCCTTGCAAAGCGCCAAGGTGCGCCTCAACCAGGAACTGGCCCGCGATCCCGCCATGAACTTCGAGGTCGCCGATTCCATTCCTCTCGATCCCGGCTTGCCTTTGGAGGATTGGCAGAAGGGCCTTCCGGATCGCAATGCCTCCGTCGCCTATGCGCGCGCGCAGCAGAGCGCCGCCCAAGCCGGCTTGTCCCAGGCTCAAGGGCGTTGGTTCCCCACCCTGTCGGCCGGTCTCAACTACTCTACCACGCCCGATGCGCTTAATTCGTCCTCGGTCCTGAACGCGCCCGGGGGCACCGGCCGGGAAGGCGCCACTTATGGAGTGAATCTTTCCCTGCCGCTCTTCGATCGGCTTTCCACCCCCACGGCGGTAAGGCAAGCCCGTCTCGATGTGCGCTCGGGCGCGACCCGCGCGGCCCATGCCGAATCCCAGGCGGCCGCGGACTTCGAGGTCGCGAGGCGGCAGTACGCTTTGGCCATGACGCGCATCGGATTGGAAACCCGGAACCTCCAGGTGGCGAAGCTCCAGGCCGAGGCCGCGCAGGCGCGCTACCGCCTGGGCGCATCCTCCCCGCTGGAATTCCGGGACGCGCAAACTCGCCTGCTCGACGCCCAGGGCCGGCTGATCACCGCGCGGCAAAGCGCCAAGCAGGCCGAGACGGCTTTGCGGCGGCTGGCCGGGAGCCTGGTGTCCGCGGCCGGCCAACCGGCCGGGGCGGGAGACCGCAAATGA
- the pgi gene encoding glucose-6-phosphate isomerase has translation MSSLTQSPAWKALQNHHRSAASLKMKDLFAGDPGRAAKFSLEACGLYLDYSKNLITEETLSLLRALAKEAAIDQAKEDLFAGKKINTTENRAVLHTALRNLGNAPVLVDGQDVMPKVRAVLDKMRDFSEQIRTGAWKGFSGKPIKHVVNIGIGGSDLGPVMVTEALKPYSRDASGKEVVRAHFVSNVDATHLAEILREVELDQTLFIVASKTFTTQETMTNAMSARAALLMACGGDMSAVAKHFVALSTNLKDVAAFGIDPKNAFEFWDWVGGRYSCWSAIGLSIALSVGFGHFKDFLSGGYDMDRHFRETPAERNLPVTLALLGVWYGDFFGAQTHAILPYDQYLHRLPAYLQQADMESNGKSVRKDGERVDYQTGPIIWGEPGTNGQHSFYQLIHQGTKVIPADFIAPAQSHNPIGDHHRILLSNFFAQTEALMVGKTFDEALAELKTGGMPDADAKRVAPHKVFEGNKPTNSILFQKLTPHLLGSLVALYEHKIFVQGIIWGINSYDQMGVELGKQLAKKILPELEAGEKDANVALKHDGSTNTLIRKYLKERV, from the coding sequence GTGAGCTCATTGACCCAAAGCCCCGCCTGGAAGGCCTTGCAAAACCATCACCGCAGCGCCGCTTCCCTGAAGATGAAGGATCTCTTCGCCGGCGATCCCGGACGCGCGGCGAAGTTCAGCCTGGAAGCGTGCGGGCTTTATCTCGATTACAGCAAGAACCTGATTACGGAGGAAACCCTATCCCTCCTGCGCGCGCTGGCGAAAGAGGCCGCGATCGATCAGGCCAAAGAGGATTTGTTCGCCGGCAAGAAGATCAATACCACCGAGAACCGTGCCGTGCTGCACACGGCCCTGCGCAACCTCGGCAACGCCCCGGTCCTGGTCGACGGGCAGGATGTCATGCCCAAGGTACGGGCGGTGTTGGACAAGATGCGGGATTTCAGCGAGCAGATCCGGACCGGCGCCTGGAAGGGCTTTTCGGGCAAACCCATCAAGCACGTGGTGAACATCGGCATCGGCGGATCGGATCTGGGGCCGGTGATGGTGACCGAGGCCCTCAAGCCGTATTCACGCGATGCTTCCGGGAAGGAAGTGGTGCGCGCCCACTTCGTCTCCAACGTGGACGCCACCCATCTCGCCGAGATCCTGCGCGAAGTGGAATTGGACCAGACCCTATTCATCGTGGCTTCCAAGACCTTCACCACCCAGGAAACCATGACCAACGCCATGAGCGCGCGCGCGGCCCTGCTCATGGCTTGCGGCGGAGATATGTCGGCCGTAGCCAAGCATTTCGTCGCGCTCTCCACCAATCTCAAGGACGTGGCCGCCTTCGGCATCGATCCCAAGAACGCCTTCGAATTCTGGGATTGGGTGGGAGGCCGCTATTCCTGCTGGTCGGCCATCGGGCTTTCCATCGCCCTCTCCGTCGGCTTCGGCCATTTCAAGGACTTCCTCTCCGGCGGCTACGACATGGATCGCCATTTCCGCGAAACCCCCGCCGAGCGTAACCTCCCGGTTACCCTGGCCCTCCTGGGCGTCTGGTACGGGGATTTCTTCGGGGCGCAGACCCACGCCATCCTGCCTTACGACCAATACCTGCATCGCCTCCCGGCCTACTTGCAGCAAGCCGATATGGAGTCCAACGGGAAGTCGGTACGGAAGGACGGCGAGCGGGTCGATTACCAGACCGGGCCCATCATCTGGGGCGAACCCGGCACCAACGGCCAGCATTCCTTCTACCAGCTCATCCACCAGGGGACCAAGGTGATCCCGGCCGACTTCATAGCGCCGGCGCAATCCCACAATCCCATCGGCGATCATCACCGCATCCTCTTGTCCAATTTCTTCGCCCAGACCGAAGCCCTCATGGTCGGCAAGACCTTCGACGAGGCGCTGGCCGAGCTGAAGACCGGTGGGATGCCGGATGCCGATGCCAAGCGCGTGGCGCCGCATAAGGTCTTCGAGGGGAACAAGCCCACCAATTCCATCCTCTTCCAAAAGCTCACGCCGCACTTGCTGGGATCCCTGGTCGCCCTGTACGAACACAAGATTTTCGTGCAAGGCATCATCTGGGGGATCAACAGCTATGATCAGATGGGCGTGGAGCTGGGCAAGCAATTGGCCAAGAAGATCCTGCCCGAACTGGAGGCGGGGGAAAAGGATGCCAACGTGGCGCTGAAGCACGATGGGTCGACCAACACCTTGATCCGGAAGTATCTGAAAGAACGGGTTTGA